The following coding sequences lie in one Populus trichocarpa isolate Nisqually-1 chromosome 14, P.trichocarpa_v4.1, whole genome shotgun sequence genomic window:
- the LOC7497296 gene encoding YTH domain-containing protein ECT4 isoform X7 produces MDAEEKPAESDNMEERDTAPLGHPRDNTGQSEAFGSPGDRAVYPPNIYAPQAQAFYYRGYDNATGEWDEYPPYINAEGLEIGSPGVYNDNPSLVFHAGYGYSPQMPYGPYSPVTTPLPSVGGDAHLYSPQQFPFSGPPYYQHLGPPNMSYITSPSPISQPEFNTLANIDQQGDNMLFGPRPSYPPVGSISGGSFPGKHGFHDLQHGFDGLRSGGLWSAWSKPSDRNRPLSPFSPAVSPQPIGMLGSFGQNVGMASHQQRSFYGLESGSNSYKRAYLQSGYNQGSGFGSASISSLGTNSRGWLSLENSRLRGRSSISLCGCNGSLDILSEQNRGPRASKSKAQNTADHGPSVDDKKHSKPSAKIHDESYNQSDFVTEYKDAKFFIIKSYSEDNVHKSIKYGVWASTPNGNRKLDTAYHEAKDKQDPCPVFLLFSVNASAQFCGVAEMVGPVDFDKSVDYWQQDKWSGQFPVKWHIIKDVPNSQFRHIVLENNDNKPVTNSRDTQEVKLEQGVEMLNIFKNYETDTSILDDFDFYEDRQKAMQDRKARQQASLLAVGVAGESEHRNAVTLPTDIIKQMSKSFAQVICLDESSKEGIVTDRASSGTDGSVGTRVKLEDGIITVSPSQTS; encoded by the exons ATGGATGCAGAAGAGAAACCTGCTGAATCAGATAACATGGAGGAGCGG GATACAGCTCCTTTAGGTCATCCGAGGGATAACACAGGTCAATCTGAAGCTTTTGGTTCTCCTGGAGATCGTGCTGTCTATCCACCTAATATTTATGCCCCTCAGGCACAGGCGTTCTACTACAGGG GTTATGACAATGCGACTGGTGAATGGGATGAATATCCTCCATACATAAATGCTGAAGGGTTAGAAATTGGGTCACCT gGTGTCTACAATGATAATCCCTCTCTTGTATTTCATGCTGGATATGGATATAGTCCGCAAATGCCCTATGGACCTTATTCTCCAGTCACCACTCCTTTACCTTCTGTCGGTGGTGATGCACACTTGTACTCCCCTCAGCAATTTCCATTTTCTGGGCCACCTTATTACCAGCATCTAGGTCCTCCTAATATGTCATATATTACCTCACCATCACCCATTTCACAACCAGAGTTCAACACATTGGCAAACATCGACCAACAAGGTGATAACATGCTTTTCGGCCCAAGGCCTAGTTATCCTCCTGTGGGATCAATTAGTGGAGGcagttttccaggaaaacatGGTTTCCATGATCTGCAGCATGGGTTTGATGGATTGAGATCTGGAGGACTTTGGTCAGCTTGGTCAAAGCCCTCTGATAGAAATAGGCCCTTGTCCCCCTTTTCACCTGCAGTTTCTCCACAGCCTATTGGCATGCTTGGGTCATTTGGGCAGAATGTTGGAATG GCATCTCATCAACAAAGATCATTTTATGGCCTTGAATCAGGTTCAAACTCCTACAAAAGAGCCTATCTGCAGAGTGGTTACAATCAGGGATCTGGTTTTGGAAGTGCATCAATTTCTAGTTTGGGGACAAACAGCCGGGGCTGGCTCTCCCTTGAAAACAGCAGATTGCGAGGAAGAAGCAGTATTTCCTTATGTGGCTGCAACGGTAGTCTTGATATTCTTAGCGAGCAAAACAGAGGACCAAGGGCCTCAAAGTCTAAGGCTCAAAATACAGCTGATCATGGTCCTTCTGTTGATGATAAGAAACATAGCAAACCATCTGCCAAGATCCATGATGAGTCATACAACCAATCAGATTTTGTGACTGAATATAAGGATGCTAAGTTCTTCATCATCAAGTCATACAGTGAAGATAATGTTCACAAGAGCATCAAATATGGTGTTTGGGCCAGCACTCCAAATGGGAATAGAAAATTGGATACTGCCTATCATGAAGCTAAGGACAAGCAAGATCCTTGTCCTGTGTTTCTCTTATTTTCG GTGAATGCTAGTGCTCAATTCTGTGGGGTGGCTGAAATGGTTGGACCTGTTGACTTTGACAAGAGTGTGGATTACTGGCAGCAGGACAAGTGGAGTGGGCAGTTCCCTGTCAAATGGCACATTATTAAAGATGTCCCGAACAGCCAGTTTCGTCACATTGTTTTGGAAAATAATGACAACAAGCCTGTCACTAACAGTCGAGACACGCAGGAG GTGAAATTGGAGCAGGGTGTTGAGATGTTGAACATCTTTAAGAATTATGAAACTGATACATCTATCttagatgattttgatttttacgAGGATCGACAGAAAGCCATGCAAGATAGGAAGGCCAGACAACAAGCCAGCCTGCTGGCTGTTGGTGTAGCCGGAGAAAGTGAGCACAGAAATGCAGTTACCTTGCCAACTGATATTATCAAGCAGATGTCAAAGAGTTTTGCTCAAGTTATCTGCTTGGATGAGTCTAGCAAAGAAGGCATTGTTACTGATCGAGCTAGTTCTGGCACTGATGGTTCTGTGGGAACTAGAGTTAAATTGGAAGATGGTATCATAACTGTCTCCCCCTCACAGACCAGTTAG
- the LOC7497296 gene encoding YTH domain-containing protein ECT4 isoform X6, whose protein sequence is MEERTLSAKNETSVSPNSSQDTAPLGHPRDNTGQSEAFGSPGDRAVYPPNIYAPQAQAFYYRGYDNATGEWDEYPPYINAEGLEIGSPGVYNDNPSLVFHAGYGYSPQMPYGPYSPVTTPLPSVGGDAHLYSPQQFPFSGPPYYQHLGPPNMSYITSPSPISQPEFNTLANIDQQGDNMLFGPRPSYPPVGSISGGSFPGKHGFHDLQHGFDGLRSGGLWSAWSKPSDRNRPLSPFSPAVSPQPIGMLGSFGQNVGMASHQQRSFYGLESGSNSYKRAYLQSGYNQGSGFGSASISSLGTNSRGWLSLENSRLRGRSSISLCGCNGSLDILSEQNRGPRASKSKAQNTADHGPSVDDKKHSKPSAKIHDESYNQSDFVTEYKDAKFFIIKSYSEDNVHKSIKYGVWASTPNGNRKLDTAYHEAKDKQDPCPVFLLFSVNASAQFCGVAEMVGPVDFDKSVDYWQQDKWSGQFPVKWHIIKDVPNSQFRHIVLENNDNKPVTNSRDTQEVKLEQGVEMLNIFKNYETDTSILDDFDFYEDRQKAMQDRKARQQASLLAVGVAGESEHRNAVTLPTDIIKQMSKSFAQVICLDESSKEGIVTDRASSGTDGSVGTRVKLEDGIITVSPSQTS, encoded by the exons ATGGAGGAGCGG ACTCTATCAGCAAAAAATGAGACGTCAGTTTCTCCTAATTCCTCTCAGGATACAGCTCCTTTAGGTCATCCGAGGGATAACACAGGTCAATCTGAAGCTTTTGGTTCTCCTGGAGATCGTGCTGTCTATCCACCTAATATTTATGCCCCTCAGGCACAGGCGTTCTACTACAGGG GTTATGACAATGCGACTGGTGAATGGGATGAATATCCTCCATACATAAATGCTGAAGGGTTAGAAATTGGGTCACCT gGTGTCTACAATGATAATCCCTCTCTTGTATTTCATGCTGGATATGGATATAGTCCGCAAATGCCCTATGGACCTTATTCTCCAGTCACCACTCCTTTACCTTCTGTCGGTGGTGATGCACACTTGTACTCCCCTCAGCAATTTCCATTTTCTGGGCCACCTTATTACCAGCATCTAGGTCCTCCTAATATGTCATATATTACCTCACCATCACCCATTTCACAACCAGAGTTCAACACATTGGCAAACATCGACCAACAAGGTGATAACATGCTTTTCGGCCCAAGGCCTAGTTATCCTCCTGTGGGATCAATTAGTGGAGGcagttttccaggaaaacatGGTTTCCATGATCTGCAGCATGGGTTTGATGGATTGAGATCTGGAGGACTTTGGTCAGCTTGGTCAAAGCCCTCTGATAGAAATAGGCCCTTGTCCCCCTTTTCACCTGCAGTTTCTCCACAGCCTATTGGCATGCTTGGGTCATTTGGGCAGAATGTTGGAATG GCATCTCATCAACAAAGATCATTTTATGGCCTTGAATCAGGTTCAAACTCCTACAAAAGAGCCTATCTGCAGAGTGGTTACAATCAGGGATCTGGTTTTGGAAGTGCATCAATTTCTAGTTTGGGGACAAACAGCCGGGGCTGGCTCTCCCTTGAAAACAGCAGATTGCGAGGAAGAAGCAGTATTTCCTTATGTGGCTGCAACGGTAGTCTTGATATTCTTAGCGAGCAAAACAGAGGACCAAGGGCCTCAAAGTCTAAGGCTCAAAATACAGCTGATCATGGTCCTTCTGTTGATGATAAGAAACATAGCAAACCATCTGCCAAGATCCATGATGAGTCATACAACCAATCAGATTTTGTGACTGAATATAAGGATGCTAAGTTCTTCATCATCAAGTCATACAGTGAAGATAATGTTCACAAGAGCATCAAATATGGTGTTTGGGCCAGCACTCCAAATGGGAATAGAAAATTGGATACTGCCTATCATGAAGCTAAGGACAAGCAAGATCCTTGTCCTGTGTTTCTCTTATTTTCG GTGAATGCTAGTGCTCAATTCTGTGGGGTGGCTGAAATGGTTGGACCTGTTGACTTTGACAAGAGTGTGGATTACTGGCAGCAGGACAAGTGGAGTGGGCAGTTCCCTGTCAAATGGCACATTATTAAAGATGTCCCGAACAGCCAGTTTCGTCACATTGTTTTGGAAAATAATGACAACAAGCCTGTCACTAACAGTCGAGACACGCAGGAG GTGAAATTGGAGCAGGGTGTTGAGATGTTGAACATCTTTAAGAATTATGAAACTGATACATCTATCttagatgattttgatttttacgAGGATCGACAGAAAGCCATGCAAGATAGGAAGGCCAGACAACAAGCCAGCCTGCTGGCTGTTGGTGTAGCCGGAGAAAGTGAGCACAGAAATGCAGTTACCTTGCCAACTGATATTATCAAGCAGATGTCAAAGAGTTTTGCTCAAGTTATCTGCTTGGATGAGTCTAGCAAAGAAGGCATTGTTACTGATCGAGCTAGTTCTGGCACTGATGGTTCTGTGGGAACTAGAGTTAAATTGGAAGATGGTATCATAACTGTCTCCCCCTCACAGACCAGTTAG